The genomic stretch CAAGTATTGCTTTTCGAAAGCTGAATGCTGTCATTAACAATAAAAAAGATATGGAAATCGTAGCTCAGGAAGCCAAGATGTCCGGCCAAGTGATTTTGATTCTGGATGAAGTCCACAGGCTGGATAAAGGAAAACAGGATTTTCTATTACCCTATTTAGAAAACGGAATGATCATTTTGATCGGAGCAACGACGGCTAACCCGTATCATGCCATTAATCCGGCGATCAGAAGCCGGACCCAGATTTTTGAGCTTGAACCGTTAACACCTGAACTGATTAAACAGGCACTGGAACGTGCGCTCCATGATGAGCATCGGGGCCTTGGCACCTATTCTGTATCCATTGATGATCAGGCGATGGAGCATTTTGCCCACGGATGCGGAGGAGATGTCCGCTCCGCTTTAAATGCGCTTGAGCTTGCCGTGTTGTCAACGAAGGAGTCAGCAGACGGTGAAATTCACATTACATTAGAAACCGCGGAAGAATGCTTGCAGAAAAAAAGCTTTTCTCACGATAAAGATGGTGACGCGCATTATGATGTACTGTCCGCTTTTCAAAAATCAATCCGCGGCTCTGATGCCAACGCTGCTCTTCACTATTTGGCTAGATTAATTGAAGCCGGTGATCTGGAGAGCATCGCAAGACGATTGCTTGTTATCGCCTATGAGGATATCGGTTTAGCAAGCCCGCAAGCCGGCCCTAGAGTGCTGAACGCTATTCAGACCGCTGAGCGAGTCGGGTTTCCTGAAGCGCGAATCCCGCTGGCCAACGCAGTTATTGAGCTTTGCCTCTCACCGAAATCAAACTCTGCCATTCTGGCAATCGATGAGGCCCTGGCAGATATCAGAGCCGGAAAAATTGGGGATGTCCCGAAGCATTTAAAAGACGCGCATTATAAAGGAGCTCAGGAATTAGGAAGAGGAATCGACTATAAATACCCGCACAATTACGACAACGGTTGGGTCGAACAACAATACCTCCCTGATCCTCTGAAAAATAAGCAATACTATAAGCCGAAACAGACTGGAAAGTTCGAATCTGCCTTAAAGCAGGTGTACGATAAATTAATGAAAAGAAAATAAAACAAAAAAACAGCCTTGATCATCAAGGCTGTTTTTATGCATTATTTATCCTTCACACGTTTGATTTCAATGTCTTTCAAAAGATCCATGACAACATGTCCGCCCATAATCAAACCTGCAACTGACGGCACAAAAGCATTAGAGGAAGGCGGCATTTTTGCTTTACGTATTTTCGCTTCGTCATTCCCCACTTCTTTTCTGACATCTTCCCGAATAACAATCGGGCTTTCATCAGAGAAAATCACTTGAACGCCTTTTTTGATACCCTCCTTGCGTAATTTCGTACGAACGACCTTCGCAATTGGATCAGTGTGCGTTTTTGAGATATCAGCGATTTGGAAGCGTGTCGGATCCGTTTTATTTGCAGCACCCATGCTGGAGATGAGCGGAATATCCCGTTTTAGACATTCTTTCATTAAATGAATTTTATAACAAATGGTGTCTGACGCATCAATGACATA from Bacillus subtilis subsp. subtilis str. 168 encodes the following:
- the tcdA gene encoding tRNA threonylcarbamoyladenosine dehydratase (t(6)A37 dehydratase) (Evidence 2a: Function from experimental evidences in other organisms; PubMedId: 12177353, 20097860, 23242255, 27913733, 28671653; Product type e: enzyme), whose amino-acid sequence is MLHQFSRNELAIGKEGLETLKNSTVAVLGVGGVGSFAAEALARSGVGRILLVDKDDVDITNVNRQLHALLSTVGQPKVDLMKARIADINPECEVIALKMFYTEETYEQFFDYGLDYVIDASDTICYKIHLMKECLKRDIPLISSMGAANKTDPTRFQIADISKTHTDPIAKVVRTKLRKEGIKKGVQVIFSDESPIVIREDVRKEVGNDEAKIRKAKMPPSSNAFVPSVAGLIMGGHVVMDLLKDIEIKRVKDK
- the rarA gene encoding DNA-dependent ATPase active at replication forks (Evidence 1a: Function from experimental evidences in the studied strain; PubMedId: 15743409, 17641684, 21170359; Product type e: enzyme); amino-acid sequence: MKPLAYRMRPTKIEDIIGQQHLVAEDKIIGRMVQAKHLSSMILYGPPGIGKTSIATAIAGSTSIAFRKLNAVINNKKDMEIVAQEAKMSGQVILILDEVHRLDKGKQDFLLPYLENGMIILIGATTANPYHAINPAIRSRTQIFELEPLTPELIKQALERALHDEHRGLGTYSVSIDDQAMEHFAHGCGGDVRSALNALELAVLSTKESADGEIHITLETAEECLQKKSFSHDKDGDAHYDVLSAFQKSIRGSDANAALHYLARLIEAGDLESIARRLLVIAYEDIGLASPQAGPRVLNAIQTAERVGFPEARIPLANAVIELCLSPKSNSAILAIDEALADIRAGKIGDVPKHLKDAHYKGAQELGRGIDYKYPHNYDNGWVEQQYLPDPLKNKQYYKPKQTGKFESALKQVYDKLMKRK